From Pseudobacteroides sp., a single genomic window includes:
- a CDS encoding S-layer homology domain-containing protein produces MKRFLVYFLSLSLFLNLLPLNQTWTFADSDATVIQTKQTDTIYTEVAAGDSFSAAIKNDGTVIAWGRNDYGQCNVPSGLSGVKAIAAGSNHVTALKDDGTVTSWGSVTNNGLKRNFPDGLSKVKAISAGYDFSVALIEDGTVVAWSDNPYQYEQTTIPEDLKNVKAISAGYDHTLALKEDGTVVAWGYNYANQCNVPESLSDVKAVAAGTNYSLALKNDGTIVAWGSQHNGNWDLIPQNLLNITSLAAGGSHSLALSEDGTLAAWGYYTGGFQTGSPTSGGPSMPQGITNVKSISAGNNHSIILKQDGSIQCFGLNDFGQSLTPDSTKIRSVAAGNDFTLVLKVNGTVTAFGNNDYGQCSVPSDLSDVQAVATGYDHSVALKNDGTVVAWGNNTSYQCDVPPSLKDVKAIAAGYGFTLALKNDGTVIAWGDNYYGQCDIPDELSGVKAIAASDSHSAAINHDGSIVYWGDIGNGKYASLSQSQNYIDISVGYNFAAALSSDGFVHLWGDDPSSLPSTLEQLSGAKSIHAGSDYIIALNGNKTISLWQNHSEAFYLDPSTYRNVKQVAAGRYHAALLMGDGSLVGIGYRVFFIGFAQIPTLKWKKVFTNNEIYLGILSDNSLWQWSNIIYEAAGTESEAAMLTHPVKMLEHVTDVSIGNEGNILAVTEDKKLWTWGSNSYGQLGDNTTNHSSKPINIMDDVYRISGDYSTCFAIKNDNTLWGWGDNSGGQLGGDLPNYVTPKKIMDDVIDVASGPDYFMAIKTDNNLWGMGDNTFGQMCNISDSNSKPVAIMDKVKKIKIKYYSCYAIKSDNTLWTWGNNEYGQLGYILESDSFSNTPKRIMDNVNEGIKEVFASTQSAYALTMDNSLYSWGSNDQGQLGRVTEGTNNQPAEIMDFINDLSVSDSHVLALDTYGTLWGWGDNSDNQIVPRDTQSNIIEPTLITDNVIQFSTGHRTSSYIDADGYLFRLGRVNGYTLWEPEHMPVQPFIGSASLLDDTIEVQIEGAYVESVNQQDFYVNRIINGSSPQSVTFSVYDFDASTNTAIIKVPEIDPSDCGKKIKYTISYRGNMEVNTNEIVVSPVSSPTLTSPPTPTPSQSTTTPVPNSPVYIYTPQTGYPGAPSPEASETPVPSPTKASTSTPEPVTIISASDYNKKITTFKDEVSKIVDQYKATSDTYNDMNEVLIRKAEKTIEDISLRRVKSVNSSVDINKVFILPQSQKAKEAKNDVEKILKPYIDEDIRDIRTRINILVEGTHKELSLNFNKDIVNVMKEKVDVKVSTNLGNVILYNENADTQLKNGLTISLAESKKTSPDIKNIKSTRVSMNFANPGIGILKKLSKKLGYELPYGSGNPEYSAIMHESDGNVYNMGGHEDLDYKILRVSTASAGDYFIVEDKKSFEDIGKESSEMKKAVEALASKGIISGRSQNSFDPHASISRSEFTSLIIKGLNLNDDNAASDFKDVLKTAWYYNVVSIACAEGIIAGYEDKTFRGSKVINKQEIVKICAATLNERIGYYYPKNLDKYLNFVDKQSIPQWAKKFVALGNREGIIVKKPDNSFKGTSSCTRGDAAIILYRLYKKL; encoded by the coding sequence GTGAAGCGGTTTTTAGTTTATTTTCTATCTTTATCCCTGTTTCTAAATCTGTTGCCATTAAACCAAACATGGACATTTGCCGATAGCGATGCTACTGTTATACAGACAAAGCAGACTGACACAATTTATACTGAAGTTGCTGCTGGCGATTCCTTTTCAGCAGCTATAAAAAATGATGGAACAGTTATAGCATGGGGCCGGAATGACTACGGCCAATGTAATGTTCCTTCAGGGCTTTCCGGTGTCAAAGCTATTGCCGCAGGTAGTAATCATGTTACGGCATTAAAAGATGATGGTACCGTAACAAGCTGGGGTTCTGTAACAAATAACGGATTAAAAAGAAATTTTCCTGATGGATTGTCCAAAGTAAAAGCCATATCGGCAGGATATGATTTTTCAGTTGCACTTATAGAAGATGGTACTGTTGTTGCATGGAGTGATAATCCCTACCAATATGAACAAACTACAATTCCGGAAGATTTGAAAAATGTAAAGGCAATCTCAGCTGGATATGATCATACCCTTGCACTAAAAGAAGACGGAACTGTGGTGGCATGGGGTTATAACTATGCCAATCAGTGCAACGTTCCGGAATCTTTATCGGATGTTAAGGCTGTTGCTGCAGGGACAAACTATTCTTTAGCATTAAAGAATGACGGAACCATAGTTGCATGGGGTAGCCAGCACAACGGCAATTGGGATTTAATACCACAAAACCTTTTAAATATTACATCCCTTGCTGCAGGTGGAAGTCATTCCTTAGCATTATCGGAAGACGGAACATTAGCAGCATGGGGCTATTATACAGGAGGCTTTCAAACCGGTTCACCCACAAGCGGTGGCCCCTCTATGCCCCAAGGTATTACCAATGTAAAGTCAATTTCCGCCGGAAATAATCATTCAATAATATTAAAACAAGATGGGTCTATCCAGTGCTTCGGTTTAAATGATTTCGGACAAAGCCTTACACCTGATTCAACTAAAATTCGTTCAGTAGCTGCAGGTAATGATTTCACGCTTGTGCTTAAGGTAAACGGAACTGTTACTGCATTTGGTAACAATGATTACGGACAGTGTTCGGTCCCTTCGGATCTTTCTGATGTACAAGCTGTTGCGACCGGTTATGACCATTCGGTAGCTCTTAAAAATGATGGCACTGTAGTGGCATGGGGAAATAATACATCCTATCAGTGTGATGTTCCACCTAGTCTGAAAGATGTTAAGGCTATAGCTGCAGGATATGGTTTTACCCTTGCTTTAAAGAATGACGGTACTGTTATCGCTTGGGGGGATAATTATTACGGTCAGTGTGATATTCCAGATGAGCTATCCGGTGTAAAAGCCATTGCAGCAAGTGATAGTCACAGTGCAGCAATAAACCATGATGGAAGCATTGTCTACTGGGGTGATATTGGCAATGGGAAATACGCCTCCCTAAGCCAATCTCAAAACTATATTGATATCTCCGTCGGATATAACTTTGCAGCAGCACTTTCTTCGGATGGATTTGTGCATCTCTGGGGAGATGATCCTTCAAGTCTACCTTCCACGCTGGAGCAACTTTCAGGTGCAAAATCAATACATGCCGGAAGTGATTACATAATTGCATTAAATGGAAATAAGACAATCAGCCTCTGGCAAAATCACAGCGAAGCATTCTATCTTGATCCCAGCACATACAGAAATGTAAAACAAGTCGCTGCAGGGCGATACCATGCAGCTCTGTTAATGGGGGATGGTTCACTGGTTGGAATCGGATATAGAGTTTTTTTTATCGGATTTGCTCAAATTCCAACCCTAAAATGGAAAAAAGTATTTACCAATAACGAAATATATCTTGGCATTCTAAGTGACAACAGTCTTTGGCAGTGGAGCAACATAATATATGAAGCAGCTGGAACCGAAAGTGAAGCAGCTATGCTTACCCACCCTGTAAAAATGCTGGAACATGTAACCGATGTATCTATAGGCAATGAGGGAAACATTCTGGCTGTCACCGAGGACAAAAAGCTTTGGACCTGGGGCAGTAACAGTTATGGCCAATTAGGAGATAATACTACAAACCATAGCTCCAAGCCTATAAATATAATGGATGATGTTTATAGGATCAGCGGTGATTATTCAACATGCTTTGCAATTAAAAACGACAACACACTCTGGGGATGGGGTGATAATTCCGGAGGTCAGCTTGGTGGAGATTTACCTAACTATGTAACTCCAAAAAAAATAATGGATGATGTTATTGATGTTGCCAGCGGACCTGATTACTTTATGGCTATAAAAACAGATAACAACCTGTGGGGTATGGGTGATAATACTTTTGGACAAATGTGCAATATATCAGATTCAAACAGTAAACCCGTCGCAATTATGGATAAAGTAAAGAAAATAAAAATAAAGTATTATTCCTGCTATGCAATAAAGTCAGATAACACCTTGTGGACATGGGGTAATAACGAATATGGCCAATTGGGGTATATTTTAGAATCTGATTCGTTTAGTAACACCCCAAAAAGAATTATGGATAATGTTAATGAAGGAATAAAGGAAGTTTTTGCTTCAACCCAATCAGCATACGCCTTAACAATGGATAATTCACTGTATTCATGGGGCTCTAATGACCAAGGTCAATTAGGAAGAGTCACAGAGGGCACTAATAACCAACCTGCAGAAATAATGGACTTTATTAATGATTTATCTGTATCTGACAGCCATGTCCTTGCATTAGATACCTATGGCACACTTTGGGGCTGGGGAGACAACTCTGATAACCAGATTGTACCTAGGGACACTCAATCAAATATTATCGAACCAACACTCATTACCGATAATGTCATCCAATTCTCAACAGGCCATAGAACAAGTAGTTATATAGATGCTGATGGTTACCTTTTCAGGCTTGGAAGGGTAAATGGCTATACCTTATGGGAACCCGAGCATATGCCTGTCCAACCGTTTATAGGCAGTGCTTCGTTATTAGACGATACTATTGAAGTACAAATTGAAGGTGCATATGTGGAATCAGTAAACCAGCAGGATTTTTACGTCAACAGAATAATAAACGGGTCTTCACCCCAGTCTGTCACGTTCAGTGTATACGACTTTGATGCTAGCACAAATACAGCAATAATCAAGGTACCTGAGATTGATCCCTCAGATTGTGGTAAGAAAATTAAATATACAATATCCTACAGGGGCAATATGGAAGTCAACACAAATGAGATTGTGGTTTCCCCGGTATCTTCTCCTACGCTCACGTCCCCTCCTACGCCTACACCTTCTCAAAGTACCACAACCCCAGTGCCCAACAGCCCGGTTTATATATACACCCCTCAAACCGGCTATCCGGGTGCTCCATCCCCCGAGGCTTCAGAAACACCTGTGCCCTCACCTACGAAAGCTTCCACAAGTACTCCCGAGCCTGTTACCATAATATCGGCTTCGGACTACAATAAAAAAATAACCACATTTAAGGATGAGGTATCTAAAATAGTTGATCAATATAAAGCTACATCGGATACATATAATGACATGAATGAGGTACTCATAAGAAAGGCTGAAAAAACAATTGAGGATATAAGCTTAAGAAGAGTAAAAAGTGTAAATAGTTCTGTGGACATAAACAAAGTTTTCATTCTACCTCAAAGCCAAAAAGCAAAGGAAGCTAAAAATGATGTTGAAAAGATTTTAAAGCCTTATATTGATGAAGATATAAGAGATATACGCACTCGGATAAATATTCTGGTAGAAGGTACCCATAAGGAATTGAGCCTTAACTTTAATAAAGATATTGTAAATGTCATGAAAGAAAAGGTAGATGTGAAGGTTTCTACAAACCTAGGAAATGTTATCTTATATAATGAGAATGCAGATACTCAGTTGAAAAACGGTTTGACAATATCTCTTGCCGAAAGTAAAAAAACATCTCCTGACATTAAAAACATAAAGAGTACTAGAGTTAGCATGAATTTTGCAAACCCTGGAATTGGAATACTTAAAAAGCTCAGCAAAAAATTGGGGTATGAGCTCCCATACGGTTCTGGAAATCCCGAATATAGTGCCATAATGCACGAATCGGATGGCAATGTTTATAATATGGGGGGACACGAGGATTTGGATTATAAAATACTCAGGGTTAGTACCGCATCTGCAGGTGACTATTTCATTGTGGAAGATAAAAAATCCTTTGAGGACATTGGAAAGGAATCCTCCGAAATGAAAAAGGCCGTCGAGGCTCTGGCTTCAAAAGGCATAATAAGCGGACGAAGCCAGAATTCCTTTGACCCTCATGCATCTATCAGCAGAAGCGAGTTTACAAGCCTCATAATAAAAGGCCTGAACCTCAATGATGATAATGCAGCTAGTGACTTTAAGGACGTTTTAAAAACCGCCTGGTACTACAATGTAGTATCCATTGCATGTGCTGAAGGAATAATAGCCGGTTATGAAGACAAAACATTCAGAGGCAGCAAAGTCATTAACAAACAGGAAATAGTAAAAATATGTGCCGCCACCCTTAACGAAAGAATAGGATATTACTATCCCAAAAATCTGGACAAATACTTGAATTTTGTCGATAAGCAAAGTATTCCGCAGTGGGCAAAAAAATTCGTTGCACTCGGAAACAGAGAAGGCATTATTGTAAAAAAGCCCGACAACAGTTTCAAGGGCACGAGTTCATGTACAAGAGGGGATGCAGCTATAATTTTATACAGACTTTATAAGAAGCTGTAA
- a CDS encoding superoxide dismutase: MQYTMIFPGQHQLPPLPYAYNALEPVISARTLRIHHDKHHKSYVDGLNKAELSLVDARRRNDFQYIKYWEKELAFNGSGHILHSIFWTVMAPSGTGGQPGPHTTAQINNYFGSFDAFKEQFKNATEKVEASGWGILTWQPSWRRMEILQAEKHQNLTQWSGIPILVCDVWEHAYYLDYQNERRKFIDAWWNIINWYEVERRLVLGMNGQVHLV, encoded by the coding sequence ATGCAGTATACAATGATTTTTCCCGGGCAGCACCAGCTTCCTCCACTTCCGTATGCTTATAATGCTCTTGAGCCTGTAATAAGTGCCAGAACCCTTAGAATTCATCATGACAAACATCACAAGTCCTATGTTGATGGCTTGAATAAAGCAGAATTAAGCTTGGTTGATGCACGCAGACGGAATGATTTTCAGTATATAAAGTATTGGGAAAAGGAATTGGCCTTTAACGGCTCGGGACATATTTTACACAGTATTTTCTGGACTGTCATGGCTCCAAGCGGAACTGGAGGACAGCCGGGGCCTCATACCACAGCACAGATAAATAACTACTTTGGCAGCTTTGATGCATTTAAAGAGCAGTTTAAAAATGCCACTGAGAAGGTTGAGGCATCAGGCTGGGGTATATTAACATGGCAGCCTTCATGGAGGCGGATGGAAATTTTGCAGGCAGAAAAGCACCAGAATTTAACACAGTGGAGTGGGATTCCCATTCTAGTATGTGATGTTTGGGAGCATGCTTATTATCTTGATTATCAAAACGAACGAAGGAAATTTATCGATGCATGGTGGAATATTATAAACTGGTATGAGGTTGAAAGAAGGCTAGTGCTTGGAATGAACGGTCAGGTTCATTTAGTGTGA
- a CDS encoding PTS transporter subunit IIC, with the protein MDIVKQAAMYFLGFKPYVMLPVIIFILALIFRIKLRTAITSAFTIGIGFIGIFIVFDYFVAIINPVIQNLIKRTGLNLNVLDAGWPPLAAITWSFAFAPVFIILVMAVNIILLITKLTKTINIDIWNYWHFIFTGALVYNVTQNIFLSSLATVIICVITLKIADWSAPLVNKFSGMEGISIPTLSAATYFPFGILGNKLIDKMPFVNKIDANPEKMKEKIGLAGEPMIIGFVIGILLGIGGGYDTRKIAELAFGIAAVIYILPKMANIVGSSLIPISEGMKGFIKKRFPGIGGTYIALDVAVLVGIPSVVVTAILLMPVALILSFTLPGVKFIPLGDLVNIMGSVALVCAATRGNVIRSFLIGIPIVVIHLYTASNMAHVYTKLAGSVNYKLENYSGTFTSFLDGGNVIRVWVVKLFVGNTYALLLIPVFILIFYLTRKIAKRG; encoded by the coding sequence ATGGATATTGTTAAACAAGCTGCAATGTATTTTCTGGGCTTCAAACCCTACGTTATGCTTCCGGTCATTATTTTTATCCTTGCCCTTATATTCAGGATAAAGTTGAGAACTGCTATAACATCTGCATTTACTATTGGGATAGGATTTATAGGTATATTTATTGTATTTGATTATTTCGTAGCAATAATAAACCCTGTAATACAGAACCTCATTAAAAGAACGGGACTTAACCTCAATGTCTTGGATGCAGGCTGGCCGCCTTTGGCAGCTATTACATGGTCGTTCGCATTTGCACCTGTATTTATAATTCTAGTTATGGCTGTAAATATAATTTTGCTGATCACAAAGCTTACCAAAACCATAAACATAGACATATGGAATTACTGGCATTTTATCTTTACCGGGGCTTTGGTTTATAATGTAACTCAAAACATTTTTCTTTCTTCTTTGGCTACAGTTATTATTTGTGTGATAACCCTTAAGATAGCTGACTGGAGTGCACCTTTAGTCAACAAATTTTCAGGGATGGAGGGTATATCCATTCCTACTCTTTCAGCTGCAACGTACTTCCCGTTTGGAATACTAGGGAACAAGCTTATTGACAAGATGCCATTTGTTAACAAGATTGATGCCAATCCTGAGAAAATGAAAGAAAAAATAGGTCTTGCCGGAGAGCCAATGATTATTGGATTTGTTATCGGCATCCTGCTGGGCATAGGCGGAGGCTATGACACAAGAAAAATAGCCGAGCTGGCTTTCGGGATTGCAGCAGTGATTTACATACTTCCCAAAATGGCCAATATTGTTGGTTCTTCACTAATCCCAATATCTGAAGGAATGAAGGGATTTATAAAAAAACGTTTTCCCGGTATTGGAGGAACCTATATTGCCCTTGATGTGGCAGTCCTGGTAGGTATTCCATCCGTGGTTGTAACCGCAATACTATTGATGCCTGTTGCATTAATCCTGTCTTTTACTCTTCCGGGTGTAAAATTCATTCCTCTTGGGGATTTGGTTAATATCATGGGTTCTGTTGCACTGGTATGTGCTGCGACTAGAGGTAATGTAATAAGATCTTTTTTAATAGGAATTCCAATTGTGGTGATACACTTGTACACAGCTTCCAACATGGCCCATGTGTATACCAAACTTGCGGGAAGTGTGAATTACAAGCTTGAGAACTACTCAGGTACGTTTACCAGCTTTCTTGACGGCGGAAATGTGATAAGGGTATGGGTGGTAAAGCTTTTTGTTGGAAATACCTATGCATTGCTGTTGATTCCGGTATTTATACTTATATTTTACTTAACCAGGAAGATAGCCAAGAGAGGATGA